In Pseudanabaena sp. BC1403, a single window of DNA contains:
- the map gene encoding type I methionyl aminopeptidase, with translation MNILSALRSKPSAESKKASKQSTPKQTKGIEIKSQRELDYMRESSRIVATVLKEISEIIAPGMTTMDLDAHAEKRIREMGAVPSFKGYCGFPASICSSINNEVVHGIPNARKVIKLGDLVKIDTGAFKNGFHGDSCITVAIGNVSEKAAKLMRVAEEALFKGIEQVKPGNCMLDLAGAIEDHVKANGFAIVEDFTGHGVGRNLHEEPSVFNFRTHQLPNVRFRPGMTLAIEPILNAGSKRVRVLADKWTAVTVDNQLSAQFEHTVLVTETGYEIFTDRTKV, from the coding sequence ATGAATATTCTCAGTGCCCTGCGATCTAAACCGAGCGCAGAAAGCAAAAAAGCTTCAAAGCAATCAACTCCTAAACAAACCAAAGGCATTGAAATTAAGTCTCAACGCGAGTTGGACTATATGCGTGAATCATCTCGCATTGTGGCGACAGTACTCAAGGAAATTTCAGAGATCATTGCTCCTGGGATGACCACGATGGATCTTGATGCTCATGCGGAAAAGCGGATTCGTGAGATGGGTGCTGTACCTAGTTTCAAGGGCTATTGCGGCTTTCCTGCTAGCATCTGCTCTAGCATTAATAATGAAGTCGTACATGGCATACCTAATGCTAGAAAAGTGATTAAGCTTGGCGATCTAGTCAAAATTGATACTGGCGCTTTTAAAAATGGATTTCATGGTGATTCTTGCATTACGGTAGCAATTGGCAATGTCAGTGAGAAGGCAGCTAAGTTAATGCGTGTGGCTGAGGAAGCTTTGTTTAAGGGGATTGAACAGGTAAAGCCTGGTAATTGTATGCTCGATTTGGCTGGGGCAATTGAGGATCATGTTAAGGCAAATGGCTTTGCGATCGTCGAAGATTTTACTGGTCATGGAGTTGGGCGAAATCTACACGAAGAGCCTTCAGTATTTAATTTCCGTACCCATCAATTACCGAATGTGCGCTTTCGCCCAGGTATGACTTTAGCGATCGAGCCAATTTTGAATGCTGGTTCAAAGCGCGTAAGGGTTCTGGCTGATAAGTGGACAGCCGTAACCGTAGACAATCAACTTTCGGCTCAGTTTGAACATACTGTTTTGGTGACTGAAACTGGTTATGAAATTTTTACCGATCGCACAAAAGTTTAA
- a CDS encoding SDR family oxidoreductase: MQNIFLAGSSRGVGREIAKLLLENEPPSVNLKVLLRNPTYAVELEALGANVAFGDALNYADVEASLQGNAIDVVITTMGGLPSDRGERADCEGNKNLIDAAVKTGVKKFILVSSIGSGNSVVALAPQVLITLGAILKEKEKAEQHLVASGLTYTIIRPGGLKSEFATGNAVLTEDPTVSGIIHRADVAKLVFDCLNSDRANNKVFSAIDRNMLFKPVEFKSFDL, translated from the coding sequence ATGCAAAATATTTTTTTAGCTGGTTCTAGTCGTGGAGTTGGGCGTGAAATCGCCAAACTATTGCTAGAGAATGAGCCACCATCCGTAAATTTAAAAGTATTGCTCCGCAATCCTACCTATGCAGTTGAGTTAGAAGCTCTAGGTGCAAATGTAGCGTTTGGCGATGCCCTGAACTATGCAGATGTTGAAGCATCACTACAGGGAAATGCGATCGATGTAGTAATTACGACTATGGGTGGCTTGCCAAGCGATCGCGGTGAACGGGCTGACTGTGAAGGCAATAAAAATCTGATTGATGCTGCGGTAAAGACAGGAGTCAAGAAGTTTATTCTGGTTTCTTCGATTGGAAGTGGCAATAGCGTGGTGGCGTTAGCCCCTCAGGTTTTGATAACTTTGGGTGCAATTCTCAAAGAGAAAGAAAAAGCAGAACAGCATCTGGTTGCGAGTGGATTAACCTATACGATTATTCGTCCTGGGGGCTTAAAGTCAGAATTTGCCACAGGAAATGCGGTGCTTACGGAAGATCCTACAGTTTCGGGGATTATCCATCGGGCTGATGTTGCCAAGTTGGTATTTGATTGCTTAAATTCCGACAGGGCAAATAATAAAGTTTTTTCAGCAATTGATCGCAATATGTTGTTTAAACCAGTAGAGTTTAAGTCGTTCGATTTGTGA